In Paenibacillus stellifer, the DNA window GGTATGACCGATCGACGGAAGACAGGAGTCTTCCGTTTTTTCATGACCGGGCGATCATCAACGACATGCTTCGCGCCGCGCCGCTTTCCGAGAGCAAGGCGGCTATCGAAGCCTTTTTCGACGTGCATAAGGAAGATCGGGAACGGACGCTGTATATACGCAGTCTGTTCCCTCCGGGAATTACGGAGTTAACGCTAGATGATGACATAAAGGCCGGTTTTGAGCCGTATGCAAACGTACTGCATCTTTGGACGGGAGCGGCGGAGCAGCGGACGGCGCAGAGCTTTTACGATTGGTCGGTGATTGCCGGGAATATCGCCAGCATGATGATCCTTAACGAGTTTGATCCTGCTCGTACATCGGTGCCTTCTATTCAGCAACAGACCTTATGGATGAAGCAAGCGGAGGACGAAAAATCCTCCGCTTTTTCACTTCCTCAAGCGGCCATCGACGCTGTTCTGCAAGGTGGAAGTGGTTTTGAGAGCGGAAAACTTCGCATCGCGCTATTTTTCCAACAGTCGTTATCGGCGCAGGAGAACGCTGATTTTCTAAAACGGGAATATGGCACAGGCGGACGCCTACCTGCCCTGATCGGCACAGATATTCATGAAAATCACGATAGCAAGGGGATTACGCTGACACGCGGTTCCATTATGAACCCGGATATTCGGGTTGTGTTGCCGTGGATCAAGGTGCAAAAGCGCATTGGCGAGCTGCTGGCGGCGGGCCGCTATCTGAACCGTCAGGAAGAAGAACGATTGCCTGCCTATGCCGAGCAGCGGGAGGAGCAGCGCAGGCAGCGCGCGGCGGAAAAGACGGAACACAATCTGCCGCTATCGGAATTGCAGCCGGATGAATCACAGCAAATGCCCAACCGGGTTCGAGCGCACTATGGGTATGCCGAGGGCAGCAAAGTCTTTATCGGTGCGGACGAATACGAAATCGCGCAACTGGAGCCGCGAAAGGTTGTGCTGCAGGACGTTCAATTTCCGTTATTCATGCAAGAAATGAATCGCCGGGATTTCGAGCGCATGCTGCGCGAGAATCCACTGAACGATCATCTGATTTCCGGCCATCAGGAATCGGATTCGGAACACGCGGAATGGGATACGGAACTGGTGGACGAATCGGAGCAAGCGGCACTTGATGAAGGTGAGGGATTGGCTCCCTCTCCTCCTTCCGATATCCCCGAGCTTCGGCGTGAATCGACCCCTACCAGTAACTATCGGATCACGGACAACGAATTGGGACATGGTGGCGCGAAAACCAAGTACAAGTGGAACGTGGAAGCGATCCGGCTGCTCAGGCAATTGGAGAAGGATAACCGTCAGGCGGCTGCGGACGAGCAGGCTGTGCTTGCCCGTTATGTAGGCTGGGGCGGGATTCCGCAAGCGTTTGATGATGGGAATCCGCAATGGGGAGCGGAATATGCGGAGCTTCGGGATTTACTGGACTCGGAGGAATATGCGTCCGCCCGCGCCTCCACGCTGAATGCACATTATACATCTCCGACCGTCATCAAGGCGATGTACGAATGCCTGGAGAGGATGGGCTTCCGCAGCGGTAATATTTTGGAGCCGTCTTGCGGCATCGGCAATTTTTTCGGTCTAATGCCGGAGTCATTTCAGGACGCTCGGCTGTTTGGCGTGGAGTTGGACAGCATCACCGGGCGCATCGCGCGGCAGCTTTATCCGCAAGTATCGATTGCTGTCAGCGGCTACGAGCAGACCAGCTTGCCGGACAGCTTTTTTGACCTCGTGGTTGGCAACGTGCCGTTCGGCAGCTACGGCGTGGCCGACAAAAAATACGATAAGCACAAGTTTCTGATTCACGACTACTTTTTTGCGAAGACGCTGGATAAGGTTCGTCCAGGTGGAATTGTCGCCTTCATTACGTCGAAAGGGACGATGGACAAACAAAACCCAACCGTCCGAAAATACATCGCGGAACGGGCCGCGCTGCTCGGCGCGGTGCGTCTGCCTAACAATGCGTTCCTGGCGAATGCCGGAACCGAAGTGACCGCCGACATTTTGTTTTTGCAAAAACGGGACCGGATGGTGGCTGTCAGCGAGCAAACCGAGGAATGGCTTTCGCTCGGCGTTACGGCAGAGGATGTGCCGGTGAATAGCTACTTTGCAGCCCGCCCCGAAATGGTGCTTGGTACGATGGCCTTTGATGACCGGATGTACGGCAATCAACAGGAAACGACCTGCTGGCCCTACCCGGACGCTCCTTTGGACGAGCTGTTGCGTGAGGCACTGGCGAACATCCATGCGGAGTGGGTCGAGTTGGAACGGGAGGAACAGCCGGAGGAGGAAGAGGTCTCCCTGCCTGCCGACCCGTCCGTTCGTAATTTCAGCTTTGCACTGGTCGAAGGACGCATCTATTTTCGGGAAAACAGCCGGATGCGACTGGTTGAAACATCAGCAACTGCGGCAGGCCGTATCAAGGGCATGATTCAGCTTCGGGACACGGTGCGCGAACTGATCGAATACCAGACCGAGGATTACAGCGACGAAGCGATAAGGGAGCAGCAGCGCAAGCTGGATACGCAATATGAATTGTTCACAGCGCAATACGGCCTGATTAACAGTCGCGCTAATAGCCTTGCCTTTTCGGATGACAGCTCGTACTTCCTTCTCTGTTCGTTGGAAGTCATAGATGAGGAAGGACAGTTGCTGCGCAAGGCGGATATGTTCACGAAGCGTACCATTCGGCAACGCGCCAACATAAAACAGGTGGATACGGCTTCGGAGGTGCTGGCGGTTTCCATCGGTACGAAAGCTCGCGTCGATCTGCCGTATATGGTAGAGTTGACCGGACTCGCGCAGGAACTGCTTGTACAGGAGCTTCGCGGCGTGATCTTCCCGAATCCTGAAAATATGGACGAAGAAGGACAACCGATATACGAAACAGCGGATGCGTATCTATCGGGCAATGTGCGTGAAAAGCTGCGCGCTGCCAAACAGTTTGCTGCTTATGACGCCGAGCGGTACGCTGAAAATGTTAGAGCGCTGGAAGCCGTGCAGCCGAAGGACTTGGACGCTTCCGAGATTGATGTACGACTGGGCGCAACCTGGCTGCCGCCGGAAGTCATTCGGGCATTCATTTTCGAACTGGTAGATACGCCGTATATGTACCAAACCTCCATCAACGTGATGTATTCCGGTTACACAGCAGCCTGGAACGTCAAAGGCAAAAGCGATGATCGCAGTAACAATATTAAGGCAAATGTCACCTACGGTACGAATCGCATCAATGCGTACAAAATTCTCGAAGATACACTGAATCTGCGGGATGTTCGAATATTCGATACGGCTGTTGAAAACGGCGTAGAAAAACGGGTGCTGAACAAGCAGGAAACGGCTATCGCACAGCAAAAGCAGGAAGCCATGAAGGAAGCGTTTCGGGACTGGATATGGCAAGATCCGCAGCGCCGGGAGCGGCTCACGCGACTGTACAATGATCGATTCAATTCCATCCGTCCGCGCGAATATGATGGAAGTCATATTCGCTTCGCCGGGATGAACCCGGAAATCCGGTTGCGGCAGCATCAGGTCAATGCGGTTGCCCGAACGCTCTATGGCGGCAATTCCCTGTTCGCCCATTGCGTCGGCGCGGGCAAAACCTTTGCGATGACCGCAGCGGCCATGGAAAGCAAGCATTTGGGTCTGTGCAACAAAAGCATGCTGGTTGTTCCTAATCATCTGACCGAGCAATGGGCGGCGGAATTTTTGCAGCTTTATCCGTCCGCAAACGTACTGGTCGCCACCAAGAAGGATTTTGAAACGAAGAACCGGAAGACGTTCTGCGCACGGATTGCCACCGGCGATTACGACGCGATTATTATCGGCCACTCGCAATTTGAAAAAATTCCGATCTCGGCGGAGGGCCAGCGGCAGCAGCTTTACGAGCAAATCTCCGAGATCACAAGCGGCATCCGCGAGCTTAAGGAAGCCAAGGGCGAGCGGTACGCCATCAAGCAGCTTGAGCGGACAAAGAAGACGCTGCAGGTCAAGCTGGAGAAGTTGAGCGACACGAGCCGTAAGGATGATGTGGTCACCTTCGAGGAACTTGGCATAGATCGATTATTCGTCGACGAAGCAGACTCGTATAAAAATCTGTTCCTTTATACGAAAATGCGCAATGTCGCCGGGTTGTCGCAAACCGAAGCGCAAAAGTCATCGGACATGTTTGCCAAGTGCCGCTATTTGGATGAATTGACCGAAGGACGGGGCATTATTTTTGCCACGGGTACGCCGATCTCCAACTCCATCACCGAAATGTACACGATGCAGCGCTACTTGCAATACGAGCGGCTCCGCGGGCAAGGCTTGCAGCACTTTGATTCATGGGCTTCAACATTTGGAGAGACGGTCACGGCAATTGAGCTGGCACCGGAAGGAACGGGCTATCGCGCGAAAACGCGGTTTGCCCGTTTTTATAATTTGCCGGAGCTGATGAACGTCTTTAAGGAAGTGGCGGACATTCAGACAGCGGATATGCTCCAGCTTCCGGTTCCCAAAGCCCACTTCCACAACGTCGCTGTGCCGCCGAGCGATTTTCAGCGTGAGATGGTCGCGGATCTCGCCAGCCGCGCCGAACAGGTGCGAGCGAAGCGAGTAGAGCCACATGAAGACAACATGCTCAAGATCACCAACGACGGACGCAAGCTGGCCCTCGATCAGCGTCTTGCAAACGCCATGCTACCCGATGACGAAGGCAGTAAGGTGAGCGCCTGCGCGGATAACGTCTTTCGGCAATGGGCCGACAGTCAGGAGCAGCGGCTCGCGCAGTTGGTCTTTTGCGACCTTTCTATCCCTAAGCAGGATGGCACCTTTAATGTGTATGACGAGCTGAGACGCAAACTGACAGAGAAAGGCGTTCCGGCAGAGGAGATCGCCTTCATTCACGACGCCAACACAGAAGTGAAGAAGAAAGAACTGTTTGCCAAGGTTCGAACGGGACAGATTCGCATATTGCTCGGATCGACGTTTAAGATGGGCGCGGGAACGAATGTTCAGACCAAGTTGATCGCGCTTCATGACCTCGACTGTCCGTGGCGTCCGCGTGACTTGGAGCAGCGCAGCGGGCGAATTATTCGGCAAGGCAACCAGAACAGCGAGGTTCACATCTTCCGCTATGTCACAGAGAACACGTTTGACGCTTACCTATATCAAACGCTCGAAAACAAGCAACGGTTTATCTCTCAGATCATGACCAGTAAATCGCCGGTTCGGTCTGCCGAGGACATTGATGAAACGGCTTTGTCCTATGCCGAGGTTAAAGCGCTTGCGACTGGAAATCCGTACATCAAGGAAAAAATGGATCTCGACATTCAGGTATCCAAACTCAAGCTGCTTAAAGCCAACCACTTGAGCCAGCGTTATGCGCTGGAGGATCGGTTGCTCAAAATGCTGCCGCAGCAATTCAAGTCTACGGAGGAACGTATTGCTGGGTATGAGCAGGACGTAGCCTTGTTCATGCGCGCCAAAGCGTCGGAAAAGGCTTGCAGCGACGATTCCCGTTTTCCTGGTATGACCATCAAAGACTACACGTACTCGGAACGTGCTGCGGCGGGCGCTGCCCTGCTGGAAGCCTGCAAGGGTATGACCTCTCCCGATCAGCAGGAAGCAGGCAGTTACATGGGCTTTTCTTTATGGCTATCTTTTGATAGCTTTGCAAAGGAATACAAGGTGACGCTGCGTGGAGTATTGGGCCATACGATTACGTTAGGACCGGATGCAGGCGGCAATATGAGTCGAATAAACAATACATTGTCGGATTTGCCGAATAAGCTCGCCTATTGCCGTGACCAGCTCGCAACACTCAAGCAACAGATGGTAACGGCGAAGGAGCAGATCGAGGCACCGTTCAAGCAAGAACAGGAACTGCAAACGAAGTCCGCGCGGCTCGCGGAGCTAAATGTGCTGCTGAACATGGACAAACGGGAAAACGAGGCCGTGGACAGCGTGTCGGATGAGGAACCGGAAGCACCCGAACGGCGGGTTGCGGATCGAGAGCGATAACGGCAATGGAAAGGTATAAATCAAAGGACGAAACGGACTCCAGCTTTGGGGTCCTTTTCGCATTTCTGGAGGAACGCACATGTTGTATGCCATCCCAAGCGGCGGCGGATGCTTTTGCCCGATTCTACCGCCTATTTGTTACGGAACCGATCCGACCGAGGAGGGAGAAACCGTGCCAGCATTGGAATTGATATCCAAAGGGAAGAACGGATTTGGCGACTCGTATTATTACATCCGTGATTCGAACGGGGTGACCAGTCAAGTCTATGAAAGCGAGTTAGACGCATTCATGAAAAAGAAAGGCGCTACAGAGTTGAGGGAAAGAAGAGCTTATCTGTATCCCAAAAAGAAGGGTAAGGCACGATGAACAAGTGCGGCAGGATGAAAGAAAATCAGCCTTGCGATTAAGAGAAGCAACTTGTAAATATGTCGTTTCTTATTACATTTTCTGAAAGGAACTACGTCAATGAGCTACGTAAGCAAGGAACAAATCGAACGTGCAAAGCAATTGGACCTGCTCACCTATTTGCAATGCTTCGAGCCATACGAACTGGTGCGGTGCTCGCGCAATGCCTATTCGACCCGAACCCACGACAGCCTTAAAATCTCCAACGGTAAATGGTTCTGGTGGTCGAGGGGGATCGGAGGACGTTCTGCGCTAGACTACCTTATTAAAGTAAGAGGCATGTCATTTCCCGATGCGGTGCTGCAAATTGGCGGTAATCCACCCGTTCACATGGCTCCAACTACTCCTGCCATCCAGCAGGATGGTTCAAATACGCGGCTGGAGCTTCCCGAACCGTATGAGACTTCGAATCGCGTCGTCGCTTATCTCTCCAAACGCGGCATTTCTCGCGATGTAATAGATTTTTGTCTCAAAACAGGACGACTGTATGAAAGCCGCCGCTACCACAACGTGGTATTCGTCGGCTTTGATCAACATGGGACTCCACGATATGCGGCGATACGCGGTACGACGAGCACCCGCTATATGGGGGAGGCCACTGGCAGCGACAAGCGGTATTCGTTTGCGATTCCGGCTATGGAATACAGTACGGAGTTGCACCTGTTTGAGAGCGCCATTGATCTGTTATCTTACTGCACGCCGGAGCATCTCGCTGGCCGCGATTGGCGGCAGACGCATAACCTATCACTGGCTGGCATTTATAGGCCTAAAGCAGTTGAAGCGCAAAGTATTCCGCCTGCCGCTCTAGTACAATACTTGCGGAGCTTTCCGCAGGTGAATCAACTAATACTGCATTTGGACAATGATGAACCGGGGCGGTTGGCGGCGACAACGATTCACCATCAACTTTCTTCAGTACTTTCTATTTATGATAAACCTCCCAAGAATGGTAAGGATGTAAACGAAGAGTTAATGGGCTTTCTTCGCCAAAACAAATACCGTTCTAGGTAATAATCGAGCTTTCTAAATGATGAATCTGATCGTTTTCGAAGGTAATATCTTATTTGGAACTCTAGCTAGTATTTGCTGTTCATAGAAAGCTCTTTTTGTATATAATTAACAGTATAAATTTCCGGAAAAGGGGTTTGTACTATGGGGTTCAAATCAAGGTATCAAGGACATTCTGAAATAAAGAGTCCGGAGTCTCTTTTTTATGATCTACGAAATCGAAAAGTCGAAGGTCTATTAGCCCATCAGGCTGACGTATTACGCGTTTATAACGAAAAGTTAGAATCCCCCGACATTGCTATGGAACTCCCAACAGGAAGTGGGAAAACTTTGGTCGGCCTACTCGCCGGAGAATACCGGCGCATTACACGGCAAGAACGAGTTGTATTTCTGTGTCCCACACGGCAGCTTGTGCACCAAGTTGTTGAGGAAGCCAAGCATAAATACGATATTCATCCAATTGCGTTTACAGGATCACAAAAAGATTACTTGCCTAGCGACAAATCCAAATACAACGATGGTGAAGCAATTGCGGTTACAACGTACAGTAGCCTATTTAATACGAATCCTTTTTTCCATAATCCACAGTTCATCATTCTTGATGATGCGCATGCTTCAGAAAATTACCTAGTGAAGTACTGGTCATTATCCATTTCTCGATTCAATCATGAAGCTGTGTATAGACAATTACTAGAGATTATTAAAGATGGTCTCCCACAAGAGCAGTACCAACGGATGACCACGGACTCTCCTTCACCTTCAGATCGATCATGGGTGGAAAAGCTCCCTACTCCTTATTTTGTTGAGCGAATTAATAAAATAATACCGTTTCTGGACCAATTCACTTCAGGTATTAGGGATCTCATGTACACTTGGAGTGTTATCAGAGATCACCTTAAATCATGTCATGTTTATCTCAACTGGAGTGGCATATTAATTCGCCCGATAATTCCGCCATCTGAAACACATCGTCCTTTTTCGATGGCAAAACAGCGTCTCTATATGTCTGCGACACTGGGACTTGGCGGTGAACTTGAACGTATCACAGGACGAAGAAAAATTGAGCGTATTAAAGCACCCGAAGGATGGGAGAAACATAGTGTTGGACGTAGATTGTTCTTTTTTCCTGGAACTGCATTAAAAGAGGAAGAAAGTAGCCTTGTGGCAGTCAAGTTGGCTCATGAATCACCACGAACATTATTGCTAGTACCCGATGATCAAACAGCCAATAACTGGATCGAATTTTTTGCTAATCATACAAACAAAAACGTATACCAAGCAGAGGATATAGAAAAAACAAAGGCAGGTTTTATCGGTGATGAAAATGCTGTTGCTATTTTGGCAAATCGCTATGACGGCATAAACCTAGCAGGTGATGAATGTAGGCTTGAAATTATGTTAGGATTGCCCACGGCAGCTAATCTGCAAGAAAGGTTTCTGGAAACCAGAATGGTAGCAAGTATCCTCTTACAGGATCGAGTTCGTACGAGAGTTGTGCAAGCCATAGGCCGTTGCACAAGAAGCGCTACCGATTACTCCGCAGTATGTATTTTAGGGGATGATTTGCAGGATCGCTTATTACAGAAAGAAAACCTAAGGCTCTACCATCCCGAGCTTCAAGCTGAACTAACATTTGGAAATGAGGAATCCAAACAGACTCAATCAGTGGATGAATTTGTTGAGTTGTATCGATACTTTCTAAATCAGAGCAGTCCGGAATGGCGCAATGCAGATAAAGAAATTATTGCGAGACGTAATGATGCCAATCAAACGCCAGATCCTCTTATGAAGGTACTGGAAGATGCGGTAACGTTTGAACTTGATTACCAGCAGGCAATCTGGGCAGGTAATTATGTTGGTGCTCTTGAGAAAGCGAATAGAGTTGCGAGCTTGCTAAGTGGGGATGAACTCAAAGGTTATCGTGGATTCTGGTATTATCTTGCAGGTAGTGCTGCATGGCTTGCTGGAACATTGAATCTAAACACTAACGATTATTCATCCATTTCTCGTCAACGTTTTCAACAAGCTGCGGCGTGTACATTATCGGTTACTTGGTTAAGAAACTTGGTGGAATCCGAATCAGCTTCTGGGCAACAAATCGTAGACGATCCTTATCTTCCATTTATAATCGAGAGATTAGAAATGGAACTAACTACTATGGGAACGACCAGTGATGCAAAGTTTGAAAAGCGAGTTAAGAATATACTTGAAGGAATTAGCAATAACACCGATGGCAATCTTTTTGAACGTGCACATGAAGATTTAGGGAAATTACTCGGATATCTCGCAGGAAACTCTGACGAAAGGACAGCGCCTGACCCTTGGTGGATAGCAGGTAATAATTTTTGTTTAGCGGCTGAAGACTACACAGAAACGGACGGAACAAAACCTATTCCTGCATACAAAGTTCGACAGGCGAACGACCATCCTACGTGGATTTCACGCAAAGTTGAGGGGCTTTCAGCGAGTACGACATATGTTCGTGTTATCATCACTCCTTCAGTTACTGTAGAAGCCAGTGCTCTGAATATCGCCCAGGATATCGCTTACTGGAATCAATCAGATTTCGTTCAATGGGCGCACAAAGCCGCTCAGGTATTACGTACTTTACGTCTTGATTTTACTGGTGTGGGGAATGAGAATTGGAGGGTGAAAGCAATGCATGCTTACCGAGATGCAGGACTTGATCCTACCTCTATCCAGAAACTTCTTGCGGCATCTCCCCTTACAAAATTAAAATCACAATGATCGTAACTAGTCATTATGACGTCGGTGTATTGTTAAGATGAAAACGGACTATGAAAGGCGCTGAGTGAATCGGCGTCTTTTTTTGTTTTCAGGGGTCTCCTCTTTATTCCCGGCAGGTGCCTTTCAGGGCGACGCGAGACGAATGTCTCGTGTTGCAGCAAGCACTGAATTTGGTCTCCCAAATTCGCTTGTTAGGGGCAAGCCCCTAATACCCCTACCTCAACAACACGCTGTTTTATCAAGAATATAGGTTCCAACAATGACCGGTATTTTTCAGAAACGGCAGAAGCCATTTTGCATTTTCATTCGGGCCATTTCTTTTGAAGAAAGAAGTGAAAATGATGAGAAGACGAGCGGTTCGCATTCAGGTATGGGTGAACAATGATGAAAACGCAAGACTCCAAGCGAGTGCGAAAAAATCCGGACTTTCACAGGAAGGTTATATTCGATCTCTGATTAATGGCTATGTCCCGAAGGCGATGCCGCCACCGGACTATTTCGCGCTGATGCGTGAGCTGCACGCTATTGGCAATAACCTTAATCAATTGGCCGCGAAGGCCCATGCGACCGGTCATCTGGATCGAACAGCATTTCAGCAGGAAGCAGACCACTTGCGCCGCGCTGTCCAGCAGATTCAGCAGGCCGTGACAGCACCGGAACCAAGAACCGAGCCGCAAGGAAATCCTAACGTACATCCACCGTGAAGGGGACACAGCACACATGGCGACAACCGCAATATGGGACGTTACCGACCGCCTCAAGCGCGTGCTGGATTACGCGACTAATCCTGAAAAGACTGATGAAAGGCGCGTCGAGAATGAGGGTTTGCAGCAGGTGCTCGCCTATACCAGCGCGGATGCCAAAACGGAAAGGCAGCTTTACGTGAGCGGGATCAATTGCGATCCTCTTACCGCTTATGAGCAAATGCAGCGAACCAAACGACAATTTCAAAAGACCGATGGCATTGTGGCTTTTCACGGGTATCAGGCGTTTGCACCGGGCGAAACGACGCCGGAAATGGCGCATGCCATTGGCGTCAAGCTGGCGCGGGAGCTATGGGGAGAGCGCTTTGAGGTCATTGTATCGACCCATTTGGACAAGGAGCATTTGCACAATCATTTCGTACTTAATGCGGTGTCGTTTCTGGACGGTAAGCGCTACTACGATAACAAAGCCTCTTACGCTCTTATGCGGCAAACATCCGATCGACTGTGCCGGGAGCATGCCTTATCGGTGATCGAGCAGCCGGAACCGGGCAAGACCAAGCATTATGGCGAGTGGCGAGCGGAACAGGAAAACAAGCCGACCTGGCGCGGCTTGATTCGCGAGGACATCGACGCCGCTATCGTCGCTGCCATGACGATGAC includes these proteins:
- a CDS encoding DEAD/DEAH box helicase family protein, producing the protein MRPLTAKLQRMAELAAGTAHAVSDDPERWADFLRTAAWNYKYPFQDQLLIYAQRPDATACATIEIWNKRLNRWVKRGAKGIALIEDRGSHLGLRHVFDVLDTQSRSQQPISLWRMEEPDTEAVIETLENAFGSERGPGMELVDTLLSAARNAVEDHSADYVRMLLAERDNSLLEELDEPHVELLFKEAAQHAVAFMALTRCGLEPSHYISVDDLSGVGYFNTLPALSHLGAAISDVAETMLREIESTVRAMRRDEQRKKERHASRTVARPASLPHNEAKTRERMMEHGTDLHAERGLPAARPDVGRTDEHQEIWDVAQDVSEGAAERNLRPPDAVGATDPAFGGHRPDSAGADRPDDAGTDSAAPGPGQGDRPDGLDESHEQPETTGRGTDSHGTDLSLKWYDRSTEDRSLPFFHDRAIINDMLRAAPLSESKAAIEAFFDVHKEDRERTLYIRSLFPPGITELTLDDDIKAGFEPYANVLHLWTGAAEQRTAQSFYDWSVIAGNIASMMILNEFDPARTSVPSIQQQTLWMKQAEDEKSSAFSLPQAAIDAVLQGGSGFESGKLRIALFFQQSLSAQENADFLKREYGTGGRLPALIGTDIHENHDSKGITLTRGSIMNPDIRVVLPWIKVQKRIGELLAAGRYLNRQEEERLPAYAEQREEQRRQRAAEKTEHNLPLSELQPDESQQMPNRVRAHYGYAEGSKVFIGADEYEIAQLEPRKVVLQDVQFPLFMQEMNRRDFERMLRENPLNDHLISGHQESDSEHAEWDTELVDESEQAALDEGEGLAPSPPSDIPELRRESTPTSNYRITDNELGHGGAKTKYKWNVEAIRLLRQLEKDNRQAAADEQAVLARYVGWGGIPQAFDDGNPQWGAEYAELRDLLDSEEYASARASTLNAHYTSPTVIKAMYECLERMGFRSGNILEPSCGIGNFFGLMPESFQDARLFGVELDSITGRIARQLYPQVSIAVSGYEQTSLPDSFFDLVVGNVPFGSYGVADKKYDKHKFLIHDYFFAKTLDKVRPGGIVAFITSKGTMDKQNPTVRKYIAERAALLGAVRLPNNAFLANAGTEVTADILFLQKRDRMVAVSEQTEEWLSLGVTAEDVPVNSYFAARPEMVLGTMAFDDRMYGNQQETTCWPYPDAPLDELLREALANIHAEWVELEREEQPEEEEVSLPADPSVRNFSFALVEGRIYFRENSRMRLVETSATAAGRIKGMIQLRDTVRELIEYQTEDYSDEAIREQQRKLDTQYELFTAQYGLINSRANSLAFSDDSSYFLLCSLEVIDEEGQLLRKADMFTKRTIRQRANIKQVDTASEVLAVSIGTKARVDLPYMVELTGLAQELLVQELRGVIFPNPENMDEEGQPIYETADAYLSGNVREKLRAAKQFAAYDAERYAENVRALEAVQPKDLDASEIDVRLGATWLPPEVIRAFIFELVDTPYMYQTSINVMYSGYTAAWNVKGKSDDRSNNIKANVTYGTNRINAYKILEDTLNLRDVRIFDTAVENGVEKRVLNKQETAIAQQKQEAMKEAFRDWIWQDPQRRERLTRLYNDRFNSIRPREYDGSHIRFAGMNPEIRLRQHQVNAVARTLYGGNSLFAHCVGAGKTFAMTAAAMESKHLGLCNKSMLVVPNHLTEQWAAEFLQLYPSANVLVATKKDFETKNRKTFCARIATGDYDAIIIGHSQFEKIPISAEGQRQQLYEQISEITSGIRELKEAKGERYAIKQLERTKKTLQVKLEKLSDTSRKDDVVTFEELGIDRLFVDEADSYKNLFLYTKMRNVAGLSQTEAQKSSDMFAKCRYLDELTEGRGIIFATGTPISNSITEMYTMQRYLQYERLRGQGLQHFDSWASTFGETVTAIELAPEGTGYRAKTRFARFYNLPELMNVFKEVADIQTADMLQLPVPKAHFHNVAVPPSDFQREMVADLASRAEQVRAKRVEPHEDNMLKITNDGRKLALDQRLANAMLPDDEGSKVSACADNVFRQWADSQEQRLAQLVFCDLSIPKQDGTFNVYDELRRKLTEKGVPAEEIAFIHDANTEVKKKELFAKVRTGQIRILLGSTFKMGAGTNVQTKLIALHDLDCPWRPRDLEQRSGRIIRQGNQNSEVHIFRYVTENTFDAYLYQTLENKQRFISQIMTSKSPVRSAEDIDETALSYAEVKALATGNPYIKEKMDLDIQVSKLKLLKANHLSQRYALEDRLLKMLPQQFKSTEERIAGYEQDVALFMRAKASEKACSDDSRFPGMTIKDYTYSERAAAGAALLEACKGMTSPDQQEAGSYMGFSLWLSFDSFAKEYKVTLRGVLGHTITLGPDAGGNMSRINNTLSDLPNKLAYCRDQLATLKQQMVTAKEQIEAPFKQEQELQTKSARLAELNVLLNMDKRENEAVDSVSDEEPEAPERRVADRER
- a CDS encoding plasmid mobilization protein, whose amino-acid sequence is MKKEVKMMRRRAVRIQVWVNNDENARLQASAKKSGLSQEGYIRSLINGYVPKAMPPPDYFALMRELHAIGNNLNQLAAKAHATGHLDRTAFQQEADHLRRAVQQIQQAVTAPEPRTEPQGNPNVHPP
- a CDS encoding DEAD/DEAH box helicase, which produces MGFKSRYQGHSEIKSPESLFYDLRNRKVEGLLAHQADVLRVYNEKLESPDIAMELPTGSGKTLVGLLAGEYRRITRQERVVFLCPTRQLVHQVVEEAKHKYDIHPIAFTGSQKDYLPSDKSKYNDGEAIAVTTYSSLFNTNPFFHNPQFIILDDAHASENYLVKYWSLSISRFNHEAVYRQLLEIIKDGLPQEQYQRMTTDSPSPSDRSWVEKLPTPYFVERINKIIPFLDQFTSGIRDLMYTWSVIRDHLKSCHVYLNWSGILIRPIIPPSETHRPFSMAKQRLYMSATLGLGGELERITGRRKIERIKAPEGWEKHSVGRRLFFFPGTALKEEESSLVAVKLAHESPRTLLLVPDDQTANNWIEFFANHTNKNVYQAEDIEKTKAGFIGDENAVAILANRYDGINLAGDECRLEIMLGLPTAANLQERFLETRMVASILLQDRVRTRVVQAIGRCTRSATDYSAVCILGDDLQDRLLQKENLRLYHPELQAELTFGNEESKQTQSVDEFVELYRYFLNQSSPEWRNADKEIIARRNDANQTPDPLMKVLEDAVTFELDYQQAIWAGNYVGALEKANRVASLLSGDELKGYRGFWYYLAGSAAWLAGTLNLNTNDYSSISRQRFQQAAACTLSVTWLRNLVESESASGQQIVDDPYLPFIIERLEMELTTMGTTSDAKFEKRVKNILEGISNNTDGNLFERAHEDLGKLLGYLAGNSDERTAPDPWWIAGNNFCLAAEDYTETDGTKPIPAYKVRQANDHPTWISRKVEGLSASTTYVRVIITPSVTVEASALNIAQDIAYWNQSDFVQWAHKAAQVLRTLRLDFTGVGNENWRVKAMHAYRDAGLDPTSIQKLLAASPLTKLKSQ
- a CDS encoding DUF3991 and TOPRIM domain-containing protein; translated protein: MSYVSKEQIERAKQLDLLTYLQCFEPYELVRCSRNAYSTRTHDSLKISNGKWFWWSRGIGGRSALDYLIKVRGMSFPDAVLQIGGNPPVHMAPTTPAIQQDGSNTRLELPEPYETSNRVVAYLSKRGISRDVIDFCLKTGRLYESRRYHNVVFVGFDQHGTPRYAAIRGTTSTRYMGEATGSDKRYSFAIPAMEYSTELHLFESAIDLLSYCTPEHLAGRDWRQTHNLSLAGIYRPKAVEAQSIPPAALVQYLRSFPQVNQLILHLDNDEPGRLAATTIHHQLSSVLSIYDKPPKNGKDVNEELMGFLRQNKYRSR